In one Gemmatimonadota bacterium genomic region, the following are encoded:
- a CDS encoding DinB family protein, which yields MSLRTTLRDHLVTVWVGDPWYGNSGRKILEGVTAAEAAQHPIAGVQSIWEFVLHLTAWTEECARRVEGEPAHDPVRGNWPAVPSATDDAAWKVTLDELGKARQHVLDAIEKAHEEDLYGLVAGAPAGSTPRTRAETAAGLVEHDVYHFGQIALVKKAIRAGAAK from the coding sequence ATGAGTCTACGTACGACGCTGCGTGACCATCTCGTCACCGTGTGGGTGGGCGATCCGTGGTATGGCAACTCAGGACGCAAGATTCTCGAAGGTGTCACGGCGGCCGAAGCGGCGCAGCATCCCATTGCCGGGGTGCAGAGCATTTGGGAGTTCGTACTGCACCTGACGGCGTGGACCGAAGAGTGTGCGCGCCGTGTTGAGGGAGAGCCCGCGCACGATCCGGTGCGCGGCAACTGGCCCGCGGTGCCGTCAGCGACAGACGACGCCGCTTGGAAAGTGACGCTCGACGAACTCGGTAAAGCGCGCCAGCATGTGCTGGACGCTATTGAGAAGGCGCACGAGGAAGATCTCTACGGCCTGGTGGCCGGTGCGCCTGCTGGTTCCACGCCACGCACGCGAGCAGAAACGGCGGCTGGGCTCGTGGAGCACGACGTGTATCACTTTGGGCAGATTGCGCTGGTGAAGAAAGCGATTCGCGCCGGCGCCGCCAAGTAG
- a CDS encoding 4-coumarate--CoA ligase family protein — MIFRSRFPDAVIPDVALTDYVFARVDEFRDYAALIDGPTGRRVTFGELQTLIRRVMGGLAARGFKPGDALCIFSPNIPEYAAVFFGVASMGGMNTTANPMYGAEELAKQLRDSGARLIVTIPALAERTLQAAALVGGAEVIVFGEAPGCTTFASFVDNDGTATAPPIDPANDIVALPYSSGTTGLPKGVMLTHRNLVANVAQCDFIDISNPGDHTMGILPFFHIYGMVVILCAVLRRGATVVTLPQFDLETYLRLSQEYKVVSAYLVPPIALALAKHPMVDKYDLSSLKMINSGAAPLSGELEKAIDDRLGVFAKQGYGMTETSPVTHFTPFDRSQYKPGSCGLVVPNTECRIMDLENGRELGPNERGELYIRGPQVMKGYLNQTEATAAAIDAEGWLRTGDVAYADDDGFFYIVDRLKEFIKYKGYQVAPAELEAVLLTHPKVADAAVIPLADEEAGEVPKAFVVLREPCEAAEIMAFVAGVVAPYKKVRVVEFVDKIPKSASGKILRRELIAKERAKAEG; from the coding sequence ATGATTTTCCGCAGCCGCTTTCCGGACGCCGTCATCCCCGACGTTGCGCTCACTGACTACGTCTTTGCCCGGGTGGACGAATTTCGGGATTACGCCGCTCTTATTGATGGCCCCACCGGCCGGCGCGTCACCTTCGGGGAGCTCCAGACACTCATTCGGCGGGTGATGGGGGGGCTGGCCGCCCGTGGGTTCAAGCCGGGCGACGCCCTTTGCATCTTCAGCCCCAATATCCCCGAGTACGCGGCGGTGTTCTTCGGCGTGGCCTCGATGGGCGGGATGAACACCACGGCTAACCCGATGTATGGCGCCGAGGAACTGGCCAAGCAGTTGCGCGACTCCGGTGCCCGCCTGATTGTGACGATCCCGGCCCTCGCCGAGCGTACGCTGCAGGCTGCGGCGCTGGTCGGGGGAGCGGAAGTCATCGTTTTTGGTGAGGCCCCTGGCTGCACCACTTTCGCCTCATTTGTGGACAACGATGGGACGGCCACAGCGCCGCCGATCGATCCAGCCAACGATATTGTCGCGCTCCCGTACTCCAGCGGCACGACCGGCTTGCCCAAAGGGGTAATGCTCACGCATCGCAACCTCGTGGCGAACGTCGCACAGTGCGATTTCATCGACATTTCGAACCCCGGCGACCACACGATGGGGATCTTGCCGTTTTTTCATATCTACGGCATGGTCGTCATCCTCTGCGCTGTACTGCGTCGCGGCGCCACCGTGGTCACGCTGCCGCAGTTCGATCTCGAGACCTACCTGCGGCTCTCGCAGGAATACAAAGTGGTGTCGGCGTATCTCGTGCCGCCCATCGCGTTGGCGTTGGCCAAACATCCGATGGTGGACAAATACGATCTCTCGTCGCTCAAGATGATTAACTCGGGCGCGGCTCCGCTGAGCGGCGAACTCGAGAAAGCCATTGACGACCGACTTGGTGTGTTTGCCAAGCAGGGCTACGGTATGACGGAGACGAGCCCGGTCACGCACTTCACGCCGTTCGATCGCTCGCAGTACAAGCCCGGTTCGTGTGGATTGGTGGTGCCCAACACCGAGTGTCGGATTATGGATCTCGAAAATGGGCGCGAACTGGGCCCCAATGAACGCGGTGAACTGTACATCCGCGGTCCGCAGGTGATGAAAGGCTATCTAAATCAGACCGAAGCTACGGCGGCGGCAATCGATGCCGAAGGCTGGCTCCGGACGGGCGACGTCGCCTACGCCGACGATGATGGCTTCTTCTATATCGTGGACCGCCTCAAGGAATTCATTAAGTACAAAGGCTATCAGGTGGCGCCCGCCGAACTCGAGGCGGTGTTGCTCACGCATCCGAAGGTGGCGGACGCCGCGGTGATTCCGCTGGCGGACGAAGAGGCTGGCGAAGTACCGAAGGCATTCGTGGTGCTGCGTGAGCCGTGCGAAGCAGCGGAGATCATGGCGTTCGTCGCCGGCGTGGTGGCGCCGTACAAGAAAGTGCGCGTGGTGGAATTCGTAGACAAGATTCCCAAGTCGGCATCGGGCAAGATTCTCCGTCGCGAACTCATTGCCAAAGAGCGGGCCAAGGCTGAGGGGTGA
- a CDS encoding 3-hydroxyacyl-CoA dehydrogenase/enoyl-CoA hydratase family protein translates to MRITKVGVVGAGVMGHGIAALCASAGFPVVLLDIPGSDDPSSPDRSAPAKGGLQKAIKNKPAAFMDTDRAALVQTGNTVDHLQLLADCDWIVEVIIEQPKPKQELFARIEQIAPNAIVTSNTSGIPMSVLLEGRSDKFRRQFCGTHYFNPPRYMHLLEIIPTPDTAPEVLDAVRHFQERILGKGIVIAKDVPGFVANRLGVHGMVVAGRAMMKHDLTISEVDTLTGSLIARAKTATFRTGDLSGIDVLVHVTKGLSDTTGEDLSLAPWIHDLVKSGRLGDKTKAGFYNKKGKDILTLNWKTLEYENQGRFSSPELDALQKLPAAARINKAKDLPGKHGDFLRDILIEQCHYCLTLTPTLAYDIVAVDRALVWGYGWEIGPFQVMDALGLDWLRAQFKAAGKDEPALLKATGAKFYDGEGTAVTIPAIEKNAPNGKRTGVPAIPGQLVLAHTTIIDSNKEARVRDLGDGVLCLEFCGKMNTLGAGVLDMVARTIDRVNTGKYVGLVLGNDDPRTFSAGANLGAAAGAAASGDWKAIEASVKAFQDSVMSVRRAPFPVVSAPFGLTLGGGVEFSLHCDRVQAHAELYMGLVEVGVGIIPSGCGTKELIFRFTEALKPYEEADPFEAAKRAFKLIALAATSSSASEARKMGFLRPMADRISFNRDTLITDAKMRVLDLAPDYVAPAMKTIRVGGKETLGNLDYALWSFKEAGQASEHDVRIGHWVAYVLAGGDGAPRDVTEQDLIDLEREATLSLLGTAETQARIKHMLETGKPLRN, encoded by the coding sequence ATGCGAATCACCAAAGTCGGTGTAGTCGGCGCCGGCGTGATGGGACACGGCATCGCCGCGCTCTGTGCCTCCGCCGGATTCCCCGTTGTCCTGCTCGATATTCCGGGCTCGGACGACCCCTCCTCCCCGGATCGCTCCGCACCCGCCAAAGGCGGCCTGCAAAAAGCGATCAAGAACAAGCCGGCCGCGTTCATGGACACGGACCGCGCCGCGCTCGTGCAGACCGGCAACACGGTCGACCATCTGCAGCTGCTCGCCGATTGCGACTGGATTGTGGAAGTCATCATCGAGCAACCCAAGCCGAAACAGGAATTGTTCGCGCGCATCGAACAGATCGCGCCGAACGCGATCGTCACGTCGAACACCTCGGGCATTCCGATGTCCGTGCTGCTCGAAGGACGCAGCGACAAATTCCGCCGCCAGTTCTGCGGCACGCACTACTTCAATCCCCCGCGCTACATGCACCTGCTTGAAATCATCCCGACGCCCGACACGGCGCCGGAGGTGCTCGACGCGGTGCGTCACTTCCAAGAACGCATCCTCGGCAAAGGCATTGTCATTGCCAAGGATGTGCCGGGTTTTGTGGCCAACCGACTCGGCGTGCATGGCATGGTCGTGGCGGGTCGCGCGATGATGAAGCACGATCTCACGATCAGCGAGGTGGACACGCTCACCGGCTCGCTGATTGCTCGCGCCAAAACCGCGACCTTCCGCACCGGCGATCTCTCGGGCATCGACGTGCTCGTGCATGTCACCAAAGGGTTGAGCGACACTACGGGCGAAGATTTGTCGCTCGCGCCGTGGATTCACGATCTCGTCAAGAGCGGCCGCCTCGGCGACAAAACCAAGGCCGGCTTCTACAACAAGAAAGGCAAAGACATTCTCACGCTCAACTGGAAAACACTCGAGTACGAGAACCAGGGGCGTTTCTCTTCGCCGGAGTTGGACGCGCTGCAAAAGCTTCCGGCCGCAGCGCGCATCAATAAGGCCAAGGATCTTCCGGGCAAGCACGGCGATTTCCTGCGCGACATCCTGATTGAGCAGTGTCACTATTGCCTCACGCTCACGCCGACGCTCGCCTACGACATTGTCGCAGTTGATCGCGCGCTCGTCTGGGGCTACGGATGGGAAATCGGACCGTTCCAAGTGATGGATGCGCTCGGACTCGATTGGCTGCGCGCGCAGTTCAAGGCCGCAGGCAAGGATGAGCCCGCGCTCCTCAAGGCGACCGGCGCCAAGTTCTACGACGGCGAAGGGACTGCGGTCACCATTCCCGCTATCGAAAAGAATGCACCGAATGGCAAGCGTACCGGCGTGCCTGCCATTCCTGGGCAGTTGGTACTCGCGCACACGACGATTATCGATTCCAACAAAGAAGCGCGCGTACGCGATCTCGGCGACGGTGTGCTCTGCCTCGAATTCTGCGGCAAGATGAATACCCTCGGTGCTGGCGTGCTCGACATGGTGGCACGCACCATCGATCGCGTCAACACCGGCAAGTATGTGGGCCTCGTGCTGGGCAATGACGACCCGCGTACCTTCAGCGCCGGCGCCAACCTCGGCGCAGCGGCTGGTGCGGCGGCGAGCGGCGACTGGAAAGCCATTGAAGCAAGCGTGAAGGCGTTCCAGGATTCCGTGATGAGCGTGCGTCGCGCACCCTTCCCCGTGGTGAGCGCGCCGTTCGGACTCACGCTCGGTGGCGGCGTGGAGTTCTCGCTCCACTGCGACCGCGTGCAGGCGCACGCCGAGTTGTATATGGGATTGGTGGAAGTCGGCGTCGGCATCATTCCGAGCGGTTGCGGCACCAAGGAACTGATTTTCCGCTTTACCGAGGCGCTCAAGCCGTACGAAGAGGCTGATCCATTTGAGGCGGCCAAGCGTGCGTTCAAGCTGATCGCGCTTGCCGCGACCAGTTCAAGTGCCAGTGAAGCTCGGAAGATGGGTTTCCTGCGTCCGATGGCCGATCGTATTTCGTTCAACCGTGACACCCTCATCACCGACGCCAAGATGCGCGTGCTGGACTTAGCACCCGACTATGTGGCGCCGGCGATGAAGACCATTCGAGTAGGCGGCAAAGAAACGCTCGGCAATCTTGACTATGCGCTCTGGTCGTTCAAGGAAGCCGGTCAGGCCAGCGAACACGACGTGCGCATTGGGCATTGGGTGGCCTATGTGCTCGCCGGCGGTGATGGCGCCCCGCGCGACGTCACCGAACAGGATCTGATCGATCTCGAGCGCGAAGCGACGCTCTCGCTCCTCGGCACCGCCGAGACGCAGGCGCGCATCAAGCACATGCTCGAGACCGGCAAGCCGCTCCGCAACTGA
- a CDS encoding DUF1259 domain-containing protein: MRATRLLAFAVMMIATSRMGGAQQLDAQATWDSVGKVLQTAPTRADGYIRYNFPRRDLTLKVRDVTVSPALALGTWLGFAGTPAATTVMGDLVLPGDEMTATLAELSAQGIAVTAIHNHVVGEPQIAYVHVEAMGSALALAVKFDKVLAKTHTPRPVTAAAPAPVTIDSGLVFRTLGVPGRATGAIVQISVVIPKVPVTMHGMTVVPAQGYGTPINVQMVDAARYVATGDFSVLEDRVQPVISALAKNGITATAVHSHMIGETPKIYYIHFWADGAPTAVLSGLRAALDAAR, translated from the coding sequence ATGCGCGCGACCCGTTTACTCGCTTTTGCCGTAATGATGATTGCCACCTCGCGCATGGGTGGAGCACAACAGCTGGATGCACAGGCCACGTGGGATTCGGTAGGCAAAGTGCTACAGACCGCGCCCACGCGTGCCGATGGTTACATCCGCTACAACTTTCCTCGCCGTGACCTGACGCTGAAGGTGCGTGATGTGACGGTGTCGCCCGCGCTAGCGCTGGGCACCTGGCTCGGATTCGCAGGTACGCCGGCCGCAACGACCGTGATGGGCGATCTCGTACTTCCGGGCGACGAAATGACGGCGACGCTCGCCGAGTTGAGCGCGCAGGGAATCGCGGTCACCGCGATTCACAATCACGTAGTGGGCGAGCCGCAAATCGCCTATGTGCACGTCGAGGCCATGGGCTCCGCACTCGCCTTAGCCGTGAAGTTCGACAAAGTGCTCGCCAAGACACACACGCCGCGGCCGGTTACCGCGGCCGCGCCAGCTCCCGTCACTATCGACAGCGGCCTCGTCTTTCGCACACTCGGCGTACCGGGCCGCGCGACTGGCGCCATTGTGCAAATCTCTGTCGTGATTCCAAAGGTGCCGGTGACCATGCACGGCATGACGGTCGTGCCCGCTCAAGGCTACGGCACGCCGATCAATGTTCAGATGGTCGATGCCGCGCGGTACGTGGCAACGGGCGATTTCTCCGTGCTGGAGGACCGCGTGCAGCCCGTGATTTCTGCGCTCGCGAAAAACGGCATCACCGCGACGGCCGTGCATTCGCACATGATTGGCGAGACGCCCAAGATCTACTACATCCACTTTTGGGCTGATGGCGCGCCGACTGCGGTACTGAGCGGCCTGCGGGCTGCGCTCGACGCCGCGCGCTAA
- a CDS encoding amidohydrolase family protein, translated as MAMNFPRRIAAAALLSCVLLPTTAHAQRGGGAPADSAGARWDASLARGKTRDIAFTTTEGTWMSADPSPDGQWIYFDLLGHVYRVRSAGGEAESLTQNSGVALNYQPRVSPDGKTVAFISDRRGQNNLWVMDADGKNPRPVYTDLNVTAAEPAWTPDGQYVVVRRGGRGGGEGGAGGGSGLAMYHKDGGSGVMLVNGGAWPSVSRDGKYLYYHVSMPSITDHDLLAGSMQLRRFGFKGGEIVDVTNGESVGAAAGRFSSGGAVAPEISPDGRWLAFARQIPDGLYEFKGHKYGPRSSLWLRDMKTGAERLVMDPIDPIVTSGSKTLGVLPRYKWAADGKSIVLAQGGKLRRLDVASGAVSTIAFTAKVQRTIGEMARKQFRISDDSVKAQFVRWPASTADGARVLFQALGRVYVQSGSNGAPHRVTPPSFKPLEYAPVWSPDGQWIAFVSMDDGARGQLWKVPAAGGEPVRLSSDAGDFVDPVWSPDGRSVVVARGEGATARGRTLTHNAWYDLARYSANGNDTGVVITTVSRPTGQSVGNEARRQLLRPSFGPEGRLFWPDERSAPAGGRGGGTGLSSVKADGSDRQLHVTFPAADEMVPSPDGAWLAFQEGDNVYVTPFAWGGLGGTPQDVQKRRGAFPVTQLSRDGGIFPRWRTAAVLEWGSGNHMFAWHADTKKIDTTAFNVKAARAVPQGTVAITGARIVTLDQRKVIERGTIIVKGSRITCVGTCSTAGAQQVIDAKGKTIIPGFVDMHSHHYREWRGMRPAHDFEQAIYLAYGVTTTMDNSTWSQNVFPTAEMIETGAMVGPRAFSTGDNASSGDGSRTNEISNLAGALALVRRMSDWGATQMKQYAQPRRDQRQWVTEAARQIGLNVTSEGSDFFEDLGMIFDGQTGWEHPFSEVPMYSDGAKLLGAAGATYSPTLVVAGPQSWNIEYWFASQDWWKDPKQQHWFPWRALVPQLRTRTLRPATDYSYPLIAQAMADIIKEGGHGALGSHGEHHGLAPHWEVWMGASALGNMGALEVASKHGAIFLGADKDIGSIEVGKLADFMVLNSNPLDNIRNTMDIKWVMKGGTLYDGFSLDELWPRKQPFGDAYWVNADMLRNDVKASTVYDTPRKP; from the coding sequence ATGGCTATGAATTTCCCACGCCGCATCGCTGCGGCCGCCCTTCTGTCGTGCGTTCTCCTGCCGACCACTGCGCACGCCCAACGCGGAGGCGGCGCGCCGGCGGATTCAGCCGGCGCTCGATGGGATGCCAGCCTCGCCCGTGGCAAGACGCGCGACATCGCCTTCACCACCACCGAAGGCACCTGGATGTCGGCCGACCCATCCCCTGATGGGCAGTGGATCTACTTCGACCTGCTAGGCCACGTGTACCGCGTGCGGAGCGCCGGTGGCGAGGCGGAAAGCCTCACGCAGAACAGTGGCGTGGCGCTCAACTATCAGCCGCGCGTGAGTCCTGACGGCAAGACGGTCGCGTTCATCTCCGATCGCCGCGGGCAGAACAACCTGTGGGTGATGGACGCCGACGGTAAGAATCCGCGCCCGGTGTACACCGATCTCAACGTGACCGCGGCCGAACCGGCGTGGACACCAGACGGTCAGTATGTGGTGGTGCGCCGCGGCGGTCGCGGTGGTGGGGAAGGGGGCGCCGGCGGCGGTTCCGGGCTCGCGATGTACCACAAGGATGGTGGCAGCGGCGTGATGCTGGTGAATGGTGGCGCGTGGCCGAGCGTGAGTCGTGATGGCAAGTACCTGTATTATCACGTGAGCATGCCGTCCATCACCGACCACGATCTGCTGGCCGGTTCGATGCAACTTCGCCGGTTCGGCTTTAAGGGCGGTGAAATTGTAGATGTCACCAACGGAGAGAGTGTTGGTGCGGCCGCTGGTCGCTTCTCGAGCGGCGGCGCGGTGGCACCCGAAATCTCCCCCGATGGACGCTGGCTGGCCTTTGCGCGCCAGATTCCTGACGGGCTCTACGAATTCAAAGGACACAAATACGGTCCCCGTTCGTCGCTTTGGCTGCGCGATATGAAAACCGGTGCCGAGCGATTGGTGATGGATCCCATTGATCCGATTGTGACGAGTGGCTCCAAAACGCTCGGTGTGTTGCCGCGCTACAAGTGGGCGGCCGATGGCAAATCGATTGTGCTCGCTCAGGGTGGCAAGTTGCGCCGTCTCGATGTGGCGAGTGGAGCGGTATCCACGATTGCCTTTACCGCCAAGGTGCAGCGCACCATTGGTGAAATGGCGCGCAAGCAGTTTCGTATTTCAGACGATTCCGTGAAAGCGCAGTTCGTGCGCTGGCCGGCCTCCACGGCGGATGGCGCGCGCGTGCTCTTTCAGGCGCTCGGCCGCGTGTATGTGCAGAGCGGGTCGAATGGCGCGCCGCATCGTGTAACGCCGCCGTCGTTCAAGCCGCTTGAGTACGCGCCGGTGTGGAGCCCCGACGGGCAGTGGATTGCCTTTGTGTCGATGGATGACGGCGCGCGCGGTCAGTTGTGGAAAGTGCCAGCCGCTGGTGGCGAACCGGTGCGGCTCTCGTCAGACGCCGGCGATTTTGTAGATCCCGTGTGGAGCCCCGATGGTCGCTCGGTGGTGGTCGCTCGCGGCGAAGGTGCCACGGCGCGCGGTCGCACGCTCACGCACAATGCGTGGTACGATCTCGCACGCTACTCGGCGAACGGCAACGACACGGGCGTGGTGATCACTACGGTGTCACGTCCCACGGGGCAGAGTGTGGGCAACGAAGCGCGTCGTCAGCTGCTGCGTCCGAGCTTCGGCCCCGAGGGGCGTCTGTTCTGGCCAGACGAGCGCAGCGCGCCGGCCGGTGGTCGCGGCGGCGGGACTGGGCTCTCGAGTGTGAAAGCCGACGGTAGTGATCGTCAGTTGCACGTCACATTCCCTGCCGCCGACGAAATGGTGCCGAGCCCAGATGGTGCCTGGCTCGCGTTTCAGGAAGGCGACAATGTGTATGTGACACCGTTCGCCTGGGGCGGGCTTGGCGGCACGCCACAGGATGTACAGAAGCGTCGCGGCGCATTCCCCGTCACACAGCTCTCGCGTGACGGCGGCATCTTCCCGCGTTGGCGTACGGCGGCGGTGCTCGAGTGGGGCAGTGGCAACCATATGTTCGCTTGGCACGCCGACACCAAGAAGATTGACACCACGGCGTTCAACGTGAAGGCCGCGCGCGCGGTGCCACAGGGCACGGTCGCGATTACCGGCGCGCGCATTGTGACGTTGGATCAGCGGAAGGTGATTGAGCGCGGCACAATCATCGTGAAGGGAAGCCGCATCACCTGCGTGGGAACGTGCAGTACGGCTGGTGCGCAGCAGGTGATTGATGCCAAAGGAAAGACAATTATCCCGGGCTTTGTGGATATGCACTCGCACCATTATCGCGAGTGGCGTGGCATGCGGCCCGCGCACGATTTTGAGCAGGCCATCTATCTCGCCTACGGGGTGACGACCACGATGGACAACAGCACGTGGAGTCAGAATGTGTTCCCCACGGCTGAAATGATCGAGACGGGCGCGATGGTGGGCCCGCGCGCCTTCAGCACCGGCGACAACGCCAGCAGCGGCGACGGATCGCGCACAAACGAAATCTCCAATCTGGCCGGCGCGCTCGCGCTGGTGCGGCGTATGTCCGATTGGGGCGCCACACAAATGAAGCAGTACGCGCAGCCCCGTCGCGACCAACGGCAGTGGGTCACCGAAGCCGCGCGCCAAATTGGCCTCAACGTCACGAGCGAAGGGAGTGACTTCTTTGAAGATCTCGGCATGATCTTCGACGGCCAAACAGGGTGGGAGCATCCGTTCAGCGAAGTGCCGATGTACTCCGACGGCGCCAAGCTCCTTGGTGCAGCAGGCGCCACCTATTCACCGACGCTCGTCGTGGCAGGTCCGCAGAGCTGGAACATTGAGTACTGGTTTGCGAGCCAAGATTGGTGGAAGGATCCCAAGCAGCAGCATTGGTTCCCCTGGCGCGCGCTCGTGCCGCAGTTGCGCACGCGCACGTTGCGTCCGGCCACCGATTACAGCTATCCGCTGATCGCGCAGGCGATGGCCGACATTATTAAGGAAGGCGGCCACGGCGCGCTGGGTTCGCACGGCGAGCACCACGGACTCGCGCCACATTGGGAAGTGTGGATGGGCGCCTCCGCACTGGGTAACATGGGCGCGCTCGAAGTAGCCTCCAAGCACGGCGCCATCTTCCTCGGTGCCGATAAAGACATTGGCAGCATTGAAGTCGGCAAGCTCGCAGACTTTATGGTGCTCAACTCCAACCCGCTCGACAACATCCGCAACACGATGGACATCAAGTGGGTGATGAAGGGTGGTACCTTGTACGACGGCTTCTCGCTCGATGAGCTATGGCCGCGCAAGCAGCCCTTTGGCGATGCGTATTGGGTGAATGCCGACATGCTACGGAACGACGTGAAGGCCAGCACGGTATACGACACACCGCGAAAGCCGTAA
- a CDS encoding DNA adenine methylase, whose translation MIKYLGSKRTLVPRLVALADAVREQSGAHTVADVFTGTTRVAQALKRRSFAVTANDLASYSEILATCYIAMDGSDAAAVRAIADKLQYLDALPGHDGYVTRTFCEEARYFQPFNGRRIDAIRDALDGVAEGATERAVLLTALLLAADRVDSTTGLQMAYLKGWAPRSHQTMQLRMPELIAGTGTVFREDANVLATQLAPMDIAYLDPPYNQHSYFSNYHVWETIVRHDAPEAYGVARKRVDCRTTKSAYNVRARAWTAFSELVRALPARYCIVSFSNEGYFHYDDIVALLESSHGEVAAMPVAFRRYVGAQIGIHNPRGEKVGTVSHLTNREFLFVAGPEAGAIVERAERGLLAGEPAAP comes from the coding sequence GTGATTAAGTATTTAGGCTCGAAGCGGACGTTGGTGCCACGGCTCGTGGCACTGGCGGACGCCGTGCGTGAGCAGAGTGGCGCGCACACCGTGGCCGATGTGTTCACCGGAACCACGCGTGTCGCTCAGGCGCTCAAGCGCCGCAGCTTTGCCGTGACGGCCAATGACCTCGCCTCGTACAGCGAAATACTCGCGACCTGCTACATCGCCATGGATGGCAGCGATGCGGCCGCCGTGCGCGCGATCGCCGACAAGCTGCAGTATCTCGATGCGCTGCCAGGGCACGATGGCTACGTCACGCGCACCTTCTGTGAAGAAGCGCGCTATTTTCAGCCGTTCAACGGCCGCCGGATTGATGCCATTCGCGACGCGCTCGACGGCGTCGCTGAGGGCGCCACCGAGCGCGCGGTGCTACTGACAGCGCTGCTCCTCGCGGCCGACCGCGTGGATTCCACGACTGGCCTGCAGATGGCGTATCTCAAGGGCTGGGCGCCACGCTCGCATCAGACGATGCAGCTCCGCATGCCGGAACTGATTGCCGGCACCGGCACGGTGTTTCGCGAAGATGCGAATGTGCTAGCCACCCAGCTCGCGCCGATGGACATCGCCTATCTCGATCCGCCGTACAATCAGCATTCATACTTCTCCAACTATCACGTGTGGGAGACCATCGTCCGCCACGATGCGCCCGAGGCGTACGGCGTGGCGCGCAAGCGCGTGGATTGCCGCACCACCAAAAGTGCTTACAATGTGCGCGCGCGCGCCTGGACCGCATTCTCCGAACTCGTGCGGGCGCTTCCGGCGCGCTACTGCATAGTGTCGTTCAGTAACGAAGGGTATTTCCACTACGACGACATTGTTGCGCTACTCGAGTCGTCGCATGGCGAAGTCGCAGCCATGCCGGTGGCCTTCCGGCGGTATGTGGGCGCCCAGATTGGCATTCACAACCCGCGCGGCGAGAAGGTGGGGACGGTCAGCCACCTCACCAATCGTGAATTTCTATTTGTGGCGGGGCCGGAGGCTGGCGCCATTGTGGAGCGCGCCGAGCGGGGCCTACTCGCTGGGGAACCGGCGGCTCCGTAA
- a CDS encoding thiolase family protein → MKEVVIVSAVRTAVGRGKKDGALANCHPIDLSATVLRGVVDKIKLDPAVIDDVLWGCAMPESSQGLNVARLAVIRAGFPVEVSAATVNRFCSSGLQTIAMAAQAIASGMNDVIVAGGVEMMSQVPMSGYHTRLHPELTEASIGMGFTAERVAKRWGITREMQDAFAAGSQTKAAAAIAAGKFTSEIVSVNVPVTSWKGSKKSEKIVSVATDELPRAGTTAESLAKLPPAFKPGGSVTAGNSSPLSDGAAALVLMSAERAKALGLKPLARFVTFATAGVEPDVMGIGPVKAVPKALSRAGLTLGDIKMIELNEAFAAQGLAVMNDLGMNPELVNVNGGAIALGHPLGATGAKLSTQLVHELGRRGGGLGMVTMCVGGGMGAAGIFEVFAA, encoded by the coding sequence TTGAAAGAAGTTGTCATCGTCAGTGCCGTTCGCACGGCCGTCGGCCGCGGTAAGAAAGACGGCGCGCTTGCGAACTGTCACCCTATCGATCTGTCCGCCACCGTTCTCCGGGGCGTGGTGGACAAGATTAAGCTGGACCCCGCCGTTATTGACGACGTGCTCTGGGGCTGCGCGATGCCTGAGTCGTCGCAGGGACTCAACGTCGCGCGTCTCGCTGTGATTCGTGCGGGCTTTCCGGTGGAAGTCAGTGCGGCCACCGTCAATCGCTTTTGTTCTTCTGGCCTGCAGACCATCGCGATGGCCGCGCAGGCTATTGCCTCTGGAATGAATGACGTCATCGTGGCCGGTGGCGTGGAGATGATGAGCCAAGTGCCGATGAGCGGCTATCACACGCGCTTGCATCCCGAACTCACTGAAGCCAGCATCGGCATGGGGTTTACCGCCGAGCGTGTGGCCAAGCGGTGGGGCATTACGCGTGAGATGCAGGATGCTTTCGCGGCGGGTAGCCAGACGAAGGCCGCCGCCGCGATTGCTGCTGGTAAGTTCACATCGGAAATCGTGTCGGTGAATGTGCCGGTCACCTCGTGGAAGGGTTCCAAGAAATCGGAGAAGATCGTGAGCGTCGCGACCGACGAACTCCCGCGCGCCGGCACCACCGCGGAATCGCTGGCCAAGTTGCCGCCCGCGTTCAAGCCAGGTGGCAGCGTGACGGCTGGTAACTCGAGCCCGTTGAGCGACGGCGCTGCGGCATTGGTGTTGATGAGCGCCGAACGCGCCAAGGCACTTGGCCTCAAGCCGTTGGCACGGTTCGTGACGTTCGCCACGGCTGGTGTTGAACCCGACGTGATGGGCATCGGCCCTGTGAAGGCCGTGCCGAAGGCGCTCTCGCGCGCCGGTCTCACACTTGGCGATATTAAGATGATCGAACTCAACGAGGCCTTTGCTGCACAGGGACTCGCCGTAATGAACGACCTCGGCATGAACCCTGAACTCGTGAACGTGAATGGTGGGGCGATTGCCCTTGGCCATCCGCTCGGTGCGACGGGCGCCAAGCTGTCCACGCAACTGGTGCACGAACTCGGCCGCCGCGGTGGCGGACTCGGGATGGTGACGATGTGCGTCGGTGGCGGTATGGGTGCTGCTGGCATCTTTGAAGTGTTCGCCGCGTGA